AAGACGCCGTCGATACTTTCCGAACCTGTCGTATCAAACCTGTACCCGCTGACATATACTTCAACAAGTCTGCTATCTTCATCACAGGCACAGATGCAAAATATTAAACAAGCAATAATCAATGGATAATATCTCATAGTCAGGTACTTAGTATGAATATAGGGCAATTTAATAAATTTCAGGAATATAAGCCTGTTTTTTGAATCCGGATGTGATGGTTCTAGTCAGTATGCTTAATGATGGAACCTAATATAGAACTGTCAGAATATCTATTATAGACTATCCGTGTTCTGTCTGCTTACTTCATACAACGCCATTGCCGTCGCCACAGATACGTTGTATGATTCCAATTCAGGATGCATCGGTAGTTTTACCAGTTCATCCACCAGGCGGATGACAGGATTGGATATGCCTTCGTCTTCCGATCCGGCAATTATTGCCAGGGGCATTTTCGTATTCACTTCGTAAATGTATTTATCAGCTGAACCATCCAGACCGATGATTTTAATACCGTTATTTTTGATGTCTTTGATGGCTGCCGCGATATTTTCCACCCTGCAAACGGGAATTTTCAGCAGGGCTCCCGCTGATATTTTAACAGCTACATCATTCACCGCCGCGCTTTCTTTTTTTGGAAAAATAATGGCATGAACACCCAATCCCAGTGCTGTTCTTGCCAGGGCTCCCAGATTCCGGATGTCCGTCACATTCTCCAGAATCAACAATAGCGGGTCTTCGCCTCTTGAAAAAACAAAATCGATGATTTTCTGCACCTCCTGATACTGGATAAGCGCCGTAAAGGCGAGTACACCCTGATGATTCGCCCTGGACAGAGAATTAATTTTCACTTCCGGGACAAACTGATAATAGACTTCTTTATCCCGGCAAAGCTGGATGATTTGTTTGACCACATCACCGGCAGCATTCTTGGACAACAGCACTTTCTCCACTTCCTGATCGGACTGAAGCAATTCGAGTACCGGATTCCTGCCTGCAATGAGCTGCTGTTTCATTCGATTGCAAGATAATTAAAAAAGGCTGTTCCTATCGGAACAGCCCCGGTAATTTTAGTCACAGTTGGGGGTATAACTAAAACTATTTTTTCAGTAAATCTCTGATTTCCGCCAATAATTCTTCTTGTGTCGGTCCGGAAGGTGCAGGTGCTTCAACCGGTTTTTTGGTTTTATTATATGCTTTTACGACCAAAAACATCACAAAACCGACAATCACTAAGTTAACAATTGTATTGATCCAGGCGCCGTACCTGATGGCATTTTCCGGTGCCGTCACTGCACCTGCCGCATCTTTAGCTTCCGGAGACAATATGTACTTGAGGTCAGCAAAATCAACACCACCGGTTAAACTTCCAACCACCGGCATGACGATATCTGCTACAAACCCGTTGACAACGGCACCTACCGCACCTGCCATGATTACAGCAACAGCAAACTCGACAACGTTCCCTGTCATGATAAAGTTTTTAAACTCTTTGAACATAGTAATAAATTTATTGGTTAATAATCCTGTAATTTAATAAAACAAATGATAATATGGCACTATTTTAAGAAGTTATTTAAATAATCTGCAACCTACTATCATTCATTATACTACCTAAACACCTGCATCGGCACCTGTTGAGCGGGATCGATTTCAGCGGTCTGTACTAAACCCGGAAAGGCGGCATACAGTTCTTTTTTAAAGGCTGCGTCTTTATAAAGGACGGCTAACATATCCATTCGTTTGACCAGATCTTCCGCTGATTTCTTATCATTGCCATACAAGGCTGCAAAATCATTGTTCGGTAAATTGTAAAAGCGAAGGCAATCCTTCAAATCTTTGA
The genomic region above belongs to Sphingobacteriales bacterium and contains:
- the rlmB gene encoding 23S rRNA (guanosine(2251)-2'-O)-methyltransferase RlmB — encoded protein: MKQQLIAGRNPVLELLQSDQEVEKVLLSKNAAGDVVKQIIQLCRDKEVYYQFVPEVKINSLSRANHQGVLAFTALIQYQEVQKIIDFVFSRGEDPLLLILENVTDIRNLGALARTALGLGVHAIIFPKKESAAVNDVAVKISAGALLKIPVCRVENIAAAIKDIKNNGIKIIGLDGSADKYIYEVNTKMPLAIIAGSEDEGISNPVIRLVDELVKLPMHPELESYNVSVATAMALYEVSRQNTDSL
- the mscL gene encoding large conductance mechanosensitive channel protein MscL, which gives rise to MFKEFKNFIMTGNVVEFAVAVIMAGAVGAVVNGFVADIVMPVVGSLTGGVDFADLKYILSPEAKDAAGAVTAPENAIRYGAWINTIVNLVIVGFVMFLVVKAYNKTKKPVEAPAPSGPTQEELLAEIRDLLKK